From Xylocopilactobacillus apis, a single genomic window includes:
- a CDS encoding HIT family protein, with amino-acid sequence MKDKNCVFCQKENQDFIIQNELAGAFWDLHPINPGHLLVIPKRHTVEYFSLTMPEIIAINELIKEAKVLLDQKYQPKGYNLLVNNGHYGGQSIMHCHVHLVPRYPDDGLFMPKKKD; translated from the coding sequence ATGAAAGATAAAAACTGCGTTTTCTGTCAAAAGGAAAATCAAGATTTTATAATACAAAATGAACTTGCAGGCGCTTTTTGGGATCTTCATCCAATTAATCCTGGTCATTTATTAGTGATCCCTAAACGACATACGGTTGAATATTTTTCGTTAACAATGCCTGAAATAATTGCAATTAATGAGTTAATCAAAGAGGCAAAAGTTTTACTTGATCAAAAATATCAACCCAAAGGTTACAATTTATTAGTAAATAACGGTCACTATGGTGGTCAATCTATTATGCATTGTCACGTACATTTAGTCCCTCGATATCCTGATGACGGACTCTTTATGCCAAAGAAGAAAGATTAA
- a CDS encoding GNAT family N-acetyltransferase, whose translation MKITELTTLSKDQKHQVDDLIKQVKEFDQTYREPYLSNQFNYFPEMPTFFLALENQNLVGFMMLYADEEPDESVDVNIYVLPDKRRQGIGTKLLEAGKKVLHEYGYHDFNFYTEKSFLEKNPDFLTNTKLEIKEEDSEFQMCKTTADKFTIDSNLSVRILQESDLKTVIPMYCEAFDDVSIREAEQYLSEGIKSSTTLNYLLENEGVPAGLCSVDVGDKSYYLFGLLISQKYRNQGLGSKFIKEVMQILTARKALPFVIGVEQNNSAAYHVYQKVGFTTQTEIYNLKCKKR comes from the coding sequence ATGAAAATTACTGAACTAACTACATTATCTAAAGATCAAAAACATCAAGTTGATGATTTAATTAAACAAGTTAAGGAATTCGATCAAACTTACCGAGAACCCTACCTTAGTAATCAATTTAATTACTTTCCCGAAATGCCAACCTTCTTTCTGGCTCTAGAGAATCAAAATCTCGTAGGATTTATGATGTTATACGCTGATGAGGAACCCGACGAATCAGTTGATGTCAATATTTATGTTTTACCCGATAAAAGACGTCAAGGCATCGGAACAAAATTACTTGAAGCGGGTAAAAAAGTGCTGCATGAATATGGATATCATGATTTTAACTTTTATACAGAGAAATCTTTTCTTGAAAAAAATCCTGATTTTTTAACCAATACTAAACTTGAGATTAAAGAAGAAGATAGTGAATTTCAAATGTGCAAAACAACAGCTGACAAGTTCACAATCGATTCAAATCTTTCAGTCCGAATTCTCCAAGAATCTGATTTAAAGACTGTAATCCCAATGTATTGTGAGGCCTTTGATGATGTTTCAATTCGCGAAGCTGAGCAATATTTATCAGAAGGCATTAAAAGTTCTACCACCCTTAACTATTTACTAGAAAACGAGGGTGTTCCAGCTGGGCTTTGCAGCGTTGACGTTGGAGATAAAAGTTACTATCTTTTTGGTTTGTTGATTTCTCAAAAATACCGTAATCAAGGACTGGGAAGTAAATTTATAAAAGAAGTCATGCAAATTTTGACTGCTAGAAAGGCCCTACCGTTTGTTATTGGCGTTGAACAAAATAATTCAGCTGCCTATCATGTATATCAAAAGGTAGGGTTTACGACTCAAACTGAAATTTACAATTTAAAATGTAAAAAAAGGTAA
- the rpoC gene encoding DNA-directed RNA polymerase subunit beta' produces the protein MIDVNKFDSMQIGLASPDKIRSWSYGEVKKPETINYRTLKPERDGLFDERIFGPTKDWECACGKYKRIRYKGIVCDRCGVEVTRSKVRRERMGHIELAAPVTHIWYFKGIPSRIGLILDVSPRVLEEVIYFSAYIVIDPGKTTLEEKQILTEKEYRDKQAEFYKVVTDPEETDLKVGQVLSQDDYMAAFQKFGAHSFQSEDAFIAKMGAEGIKDLLKRVDLDKTVAELKQELKEASGQRRVRDIRRLDILEAFLKSGNHPEWVVMDTIPVIPPDLRPMVQLEGGRFATSDLNDLYRRVINRNNRLKKLLELNAPRIIVQNEKRMLQEAVDALIDNGRRGRPVTGPGNRPLKSLSHMLKGKQGRFRQNLLGKRVDYSGRSVIDVGPTLKFSQCGLPRTMALELFKPFVMSELVNRELATNVKSARRMIDRQDNEVWDILEDVLKERTVLLNRAPTLHRLGIQAFEPVLVDGKSIRLHPLACEAYNADFDGDQMAVHVPLSDEAQAEARLLMLAAHHILAPKDGKPIVSPSQDIVLGNYYLTIEESGCVGEGSIFEDANEAIMAYQSGFVDLHSRVGVAVSSMPKKPFNEEQRSEIMLTTVGKLIFNTIMPEDFPFLNEPTTDNLVNGVPDKYFLKNGENINEILAARELVTPFKKGFLSDVIAEVFKIYKVQRTTDLLDDMKTLGYTEATNSGITVGVADITNLKDKKRIVAGAHKKVETISNQFRRGLITEEERHDRVIGVWNDAKDEIQDKLMASFDQKNPISMMSDSGARGNISNFTQLAGMRGLMAAPNGGMMEVPVTSNFREGLSVLEMFMSTHGARKGMTDTALKTANSGYLTRRLVDVAQDVIVREDDCGTDRGVEVSAIMEGTELIEPLYDRLLGRYTMKSVFDPETGEKLMGANEYLDEKTSQMLIDHNVEKVTIRSLFTCKTRHGVCRKCYGRNLATGTAVEVGEAVGTVAAQSIGEPGTQLTMRNFHTGGVAGGEDITQGLPRVEEIFEARNPKGQATITEVAGTIVAINEDPATHTREIVVRSNEEEKTYTIPYTASLAVAQGDIVERGDRLTGGSIDPKHLLQTKNTASTEAYLLAEVQKVYRMQGVDISDKHLEVMVRQMLRKVRVMDPADTDILPGTLMDISDFEDQNAATIKSGKVPATGRPVLLGITKAALETNSFLSAASFQETTRVLTDTSIRGKNDPLIGLKENVIIGKLIPAGTGMKRYREMEPIADVPIEADEQTVSELEKKYKSEENLYERIKNDKAPNNYE, from the coding sequence TTGATTGATGTTAATAAATTTGATAGCATGCAGATCGGTCTTGCCTCGCCAGACAAGATCAGAAGCTGGTCTTATGGTGAAGTTAAGAAGCCAGAAACGATCAATTATCGAACTTTAAAACCAGAACGTGATGGTTTGTTCGACGAACGAATTTTTGGACCAACAAAGGATTGGGAATGTGCTTGCGGTAAGTACAAACGGATTCGTTATAAGGGAATTGTTTGTGATCGTTGCGGGGTTGAAGTTACACGTTCCAAGGTTCGTCGTGAACGAATGGGACATATCGAATTAGCAGCGCCTGTAACTCATATTTGGTATTTTAAAGGCATTCCTTCTCGTATTGGGTTAATTCTTGATGTTTCTCCAAGAGTTCTTGAAGAAGTAATTTATTTTTCAGCTTATATCGTTATTGATCCAGGTAAAACTACTTTGGAAGAGAAGCAGATTTTAACTGAAAAAGAATATCGAGATAAACAGGCAGAATTTTATAAAGTTGTTACAGATCCTGAGGAAACTGACTTAAAAGTTGGTCAAGTTCTTTCTCAAGATGATTATATGGCGGCTTTTCAAAAGTTCGGTGCTCACAGTTTTCAAAGTGAAGATGCTTTTATTGCTAAAATGGGTGCTGAAGGTATCAAAGATCTTTTGAAACGAGTTGATCTTGATAAAACAGTTGCTGAATTAAAGCAAGAACTCAAAGAGGCTAGCGGGCAACGGCGAGTTCGTGATATTAGAAGATTAGACATTTTAGAAGCTTTTCTTAAATCAGGAAATCATCCAGAATGGGTGGTAATGGATACAATTCCAGTAATTCCTCCTGATCTTCGTCCAATGGTTCAACTTGAAGGTGGACGTTTTGCAACTAGTGATTTAAATGATCTTTATCGTCGTGTTATTAACCGTAACAATCGTTTAAAGAAATTATTAGAACTTAATGCTCCTAGAATCATTGTTCAAAATGAAAAAAGAATGCTTCAAGAAGCAGTTGATGCGTTAATTGATAATGGTCGAAGAGGCCGTCCAGTTACGGGTCCGGGAAATCGTCCATTGAAGTCATTAAGTCATATGCTTAAAGGAAAGCAAGGACGTTTCCGTCAAAACTTGTTAGGTAAACGTGTTGACTATTCTGGTCGTTCGGTTATTGACGTTGGTCCTACTTTGAAATTCTCACAGTGTGGACTGCCAAGAACAATGGCGCTTGAATTATTTAAGCCTTTTGTAATGAGTGAGTTGGTGAACAGAGAGCTTGCAACAAATGTTAAGAGCGCTCGCAGAATGATTGACCGCCAAGATAATGAAGTTTGGGATATTCTTGAAGATGTCTTAAAGGAAAGAACGGTCTTATTGAACCGTGCCCCGACGTTACACCGTTTGGGAATTCAGGCTTTTGAACCGGTTTTGGTTGATGGTAAGTCAATTCGTTTACATCCACTAGCTTGCGAAGCTTATAATGCCGATTTTGACGGAGATCAGATGGCGGTTCATGTGCCATTATCTGATGAGGCTCAAGCTGAAGCACGTTTATTAATGCTAGCAGCTCACCATATTCTAGCTCCAAAAGATGGTAAACCAATCGTTAGTCCTTCGCAGGATATCGTTTTGGGTAATTATTATCTGACAATTGAAGAGAGCGGATGCGTTGGCGAAGGATCAATTTTTGAAGATGCTAATGAAGCAATTATGGCATATCAGAGTGGGTTTGTTGATCTGCATAGCCGAGTTGGTGTAGCAGTTTCTTCAATGCCTAAAAAACCGTTTAACGAAGAACAAAGATCAGAGATTATGCTGACAACAGTTGGAAAATTAATTTTCAACACCATCATGCCGGAAGATTTTCCGTTCTTAAATGAACCGACAACCGATAATTTGGTAAATGGAGTCCCTGATAAATACTTCTTAAAAAACGGCGAAAATATTAACGAAATTTTAGCTGCAAGAGAGTTAGTAACACCATTTAAGAAAGGATTTTTAAGTGATGTTATTGCTGAAGTATTTAAGATTTATAAAGTTCAGCGAACAACCGATCTCTTAGATGATATGAAGACTTTAGGGTATACAGAAGCTACTAACTCCGGAATTACAGTAGGAGTTGCTGATATTACTAACCTTAAGGACAAAAAACGAATTGTAGCTGGAGCTCATAAGAAGGTTGAAACAATCTCTAATCAGTTCCGTCGTGGATTAATCACAGAAGAAGAACGTCATGATCGGGTTATTGGGGTCTGGAATGATGCTAAAGATGAGATTCAAGACAAATTAATGGCTTCTTTTGATCAGAAAAATCCAATCTCAATGATGAGTGACTCTGGAGCTCGTGGTAATATTTCTAACTTTACTCAGTTAGCTGGGATGCGTGGTTTGATGGCTGCACCTAACGGAGGAATGATGGAAGTACCAGTTACTTCTAACTTCCGCGAAGGTCTTAGTGTTTTGGAAATGTTTATGTCGACCCACGGGGCTCGTAAAGGAATGACTGATACAGCTTTGAAGACAGCAAACTCTGGTTACTTAACTCGTCGTTTGGTTGATGTTGCTCAAGATGTGATCGTAAGAGAAGATGACTGTGGAACTGATCGCGGAGTAGAAGTGTCAGCAATCATGGAAGGTACTGAACTGATTGAACCGCTCTACGATCGATTATTAGGTCGTTATACAATGAAATCAGTTTTCGATCCTGAAACGGGAGAGAAGTTGATGGGCGCTAATGAATATCTTGATGAAAAAACATCTCAGATGTTAATTGATCATAACGTAGAAAAAGTTACGATTCGCTCATTGTTTACTTGTAAAACTCGTCACGGTGTCTGCCGTAAATGTTACGGTCGTAATTTAGCTACTGGAACTGCGGTTGAAGTAGGTGAAGCAGTAGGAACTGTTGCTGCTCAGTCAATCGGTGAACCAGGTACTCAGCTTACCATGCGTAACTTCCATACCGGTGGTGTTGCCGGAGGTGAAGATATCACTCAAGGTCTTCCTCGTGTCGAAGAAATTTTTGAAGCTCGTAATCCTAAAGGGCAGGCAACAATTACTGAAGTAGCTGGGACAATTGTCGCAATCAATGAAGATCCAGCGACTCATACTCGTGAAATTGTTGTTCGCAGTAATGAGGAAGAAAAGACTTATACGATTCCTTATACAGCAAGTTTAGCGGTTGCGCAGGGAGATATTGTTGAACGTGGAGATCGCTTGACTGGTGGTTCAATTGATCCAAAACACTTATTGCAAACGAAAAATACTGCATCAACTGAAGCTTATCTGTTAGCAGAAGTTCAGAAGGTATATCGCATGCAAGGTGTTGATATTTCAGATAAGCATTTGGAAGTAATGGTTCGTCAAATGCTACGAAAAGTTAGGGTTATGGATCCTGCTGATACAGATATTTTACCTGGAACATTGATGGATATAAGCGATTTTGAAGATCAAAATGCTGCAACGATTAAGTCTGGTAAAGTTCCAGCAACAGGACGACCAGTTCTTCTAGGAATTACTAAAGCAGCCCTTGAAACTAATAGTTTCTTGTCAGCTGCATCATTCCAGGAAACAACAAGAGTTCTTACTGATACTTCAATTCGTGGTAAGAATGATCCATTAATTGGACTTAAAGAGAACGTTATTATTGGTAAGTTAATTCCTGCTGGTACTGGGATGAAACGCTATCGAGAGATGGAGCCAATTGCTGATGTTCCGATCGAAGCTGATGAACAGACAGTTAGTGAATTAGAAAAGAAATACAAGTCGGAAGAAAATCTCTACGAGAGAATCAAAAACGACAAAGCACCAAATAATTACGAATAG
- a CDS encoding immunoglobulin-like domain-containing protein: MKLKLTGLAGTTLLLLSPITSAFTAITPVPVKADNNWDYDLEAPGLSEYDRLLQNAGPSDGIVDWHPTKDALSDHPTGQLLVKQLIDLSIATNDSSSNARKILFNDTMGNNIDESYKDKYGVALGFIAQILNFNNAKSGIGAKLEQAAEKGDGFDPEDSNGGAVLSGKILDDPTGKGLGHNISDILGSAFFGNADDAYAQIYLNGYDNVAQNEANIIRESTTSITIVAQSKSTGKKATAVFKLNNKTLPKTLNGYKLNNYVDGSLYALEKDNGNRDIAGLNLTTASQSVVNNLKITNNSVYWVDGNGDGTIVVPRGTTAKEIAKLISKKKLASNNSLKDTAPMKAVQGGDEAHSYEHKNQEISLNGNFDTLVNGAATIGHSMKGPDKDKSGFIEYNNLFNQSEGWFGHSNHMWDTNTEFRDNFTSKSASKVPNANELEASPFVKDPTSVEIQDYMKSNSDSGIQNAAVVKSSDDKSNIGKVGHLFSPTNYTKEAYDANHFVNGSSQLKDETEVAKSIVNSGSFSSTDTNSGVKKSFTYEAPVNSWLYKSYNNPYSTVVSSQGAERTNSNSLQGDTIKPQEAVDFNDPNNEKSDLNSDTRLELNPGTAQVVYTGEKTGTGRKIYYYVGSFDSNGTLKIPVKSQYLDGIDLIDSFSGKYGVVGTEGSLEDGDLGFINLDPQGYLSPAAFTTISSEIDNNVFGDGKSLSGRDEKLYPLVKEKKSKSQSMFFVQTWDKNVVSSTGATPLIYNNLAASANSVLGPGTIGNVDSPNFVSKYYIEGFIEINPNGTDKETSVKSYAVNYHAVQSSDSKKASYNSNLYNNPEGEFSKTGNHKNNSRFFVSQDFSVGPVSSDMVSKTGDSTVDSDPSKILETVVKNSDPSKNDDNKKVTDNGTDSAKAEFTAESGYKLVDLKDAAEKQGVSVDALAGEVAKVTGKSVDTVKSTKWLEASLPRIRENAGTVRINVVVYDKEAVAAPAKQDTKPSFSTTDVSSGNDPFNVNLRPYTTTYDDGAVLTNANVPQNFKNLLSRVLIAGNPDFVDASGKVSTNKLQQTLVSSFLGSWQQNDGSFKQTDAGVGVSSPLYMYGGFGISNSDSKNSYIQWPKGYTDNSGEYKDAINNFSGDFYRGGNDLKTVDGKSTIKGVPFTAVTADVSKLDITKAGTYPVVYTYTNPDNAKDTASITVPITVSDASAPVFAFQGSTDSTINVGDSFNEHEFKVVGSWSIFNNYGGDYSKLPNYEGIAKNGDGTPQVTVTGLVDTHTPGIYQLTYKATSISGASTTMIRNITVLPKEATTDWTITDMKAVGYINYVPGYGIMVYNAPAGGATGQRLAHATSWKISQKAVDGKGNLYYRVGKNQWINGKYATFSPINTMTRLNGEVTINYKKGYGVNLWKSASTTNGYYYGRKLKHGSKWKTSGKQNGFYKVGRDQWVQGEYAKYKAK, translated from the coding sequence ATGAAGTTAAAATTAACGGGTTTAGCTGGTACGACTTTGTTATTGCTGTCGCCTATTACTAGTGCGTTTACTGCTATAACTCCCGTACCGGTTAAAGCCGATAACAACTGGGACTACGATCTAGAAGCTCCGGGTCTCAGTGAGTATGATCGACTCTTACAAAACGCTGGCCCTAGTGATGGTATTGTTGATTGGCATCCAACTAAAGATGCTCTCAGTGATCATCCAACTGGTCAGTTGTTGGTTAAACAATTGATCGATCTTTCGATTGCTACTAATGACAGCAGCTCTAATGCACGAAAAATATTATTTAACGATACAATGGGAAATAATATTGATGAAAGCTATAAAGATAAGTATGGTGTTGCTTTAGGATTCATAGCTCAAATCCTAAACTTTAACAACGCTAAAAGCGGAATCGGTGCTAAATTAGAACAAGCTGCAGAAAAGGGTGATGGTTTTGATCCAGAGGATTCAAATGGGGGAGCTGTTCTCAGTGGAAAAATTCTGGATGATCCAACTGGTAAGGGATTAGGTCATAATATATCTGATATATTAGGCAGCGCATTCTTTGGAAATGCTGACGATGCTTATGCTCAGATTTACCTTAATGGTTACGATAATGTTGCGCAGAATGAGGCGAATATTATTCGTGAATCGACAACAAGTATTACAATTGTTGCGCAAAGTAAATCGACTGGTAAAAAGGCGACAGCTGTTTTCAAGTTGAACAATAAGACTCTTCCTAAAACGCTTAACGGTTATAAGTTAAACAATTATGTTGATGGAAGTCTTTATGCTTTAGAAAAAGATAATGGTAATCGTGACATCGCAGGACTTAATTTGACCACTGCTTCTCAAAGTGTCGTCAATAATCTTAAGATTACAAATAACTCTGTTTATTGGGTTGATGGCAATGGAGATGGAACGATTGTAGTTCCACGCGGCACAACTGCTAAAGAAATTGCGAAGTTAATTTCAAAGAAGAAGTTAGCTTCTAATAATTCTTTGAAGGATACTGCTCCGATGAAGGCTGTGCAGGGTGGAGACGAGGCCCATTCTTATGAACATAAGAATCAAGAAATCAGTTTAAATGGAAATTTCGACACTTTAGTTAACGGGGCAGCGACAATTGGTCATAGTATGAAGGGGCCTGATAAAGATAAATCAGGATTTATTGAGTACAATAATCTTTTTAACCAATCTGAGGGTTGGTTTGGTCACAGTAATCATATGTGGGATACTAATACAGAATTTCGTGATAATTTTACTAGTAAATCGGCTTCAAAGGTTCCTAATGCCAATGAATTAGAAGCTAGTCCATTTGTAAAAGATCCCACTTCTGTTGAAATTCAGGATTACATGAAATCTAACAGTGACTCAGGAATTCAAAACGCTGCAGTAGTTAAATCATCTGATGATAAAAGTAATATTGGTAAGGTAGGACATTTATTTAGTCCAACGAATTACACTAAAGAAGCATATGATGCCAACCATTTTGTAAATGGTAGTTCGCAGCTTAAAGATGAAACCGAAGTTGCAAAAAGTATTGTAAATAGCGGAAGCTTTTCAAGTACAGATACTAATTCAGGAGTTAAGAAGAGTTTTACTTATGAAGCTCCTGTGAATAGTTGGCTGTACAAGTCTTATAACAATCCTTATTCAACTGTTGTAAGTAGTCAAGGTGCAGAAAGAACTAACAGCAATAGTCTTCAAGGAGACACCATTAAACCACAAGAAGCTGTTGATTTTAATGACCCAAATAATGAAAAGTCGGACTTAAATTCAGATACCAGGCTAGAATTAAACCCAGGTACTGCGCAAGTTGTTTATACTGGAGAAAAAACCGGGACAGGAAGAAAGATTTATTATTACGTCGGAAGTTTTGATAGCAATGGAACGTTAAAAATTCCAGTAAAATCACAATATTTAGATGGAATAGATTTAATAGATTCTTTTTCTGGTAAGTATGGGGTTGTTGGCACTGAGGGTTCGTTGGAAGATGGTGATCTCGGCTTTATAAATTTAGATCCACAAGGTTATCTTTCACCAGCGGCATTTACCACCATCTCATCGGAGATAGATAATAATGTCTTTGGAGATGGAAAGTCATTGTCTGGTAGGGATGAAAAATTATATCCATTAGTAAAAGAGAAAAAGTCTAAAAGTCAATCAATGTTTTTTGTTCAAACTTGGGATAAGAATGTTGTTTCGTCAACAGGGGCCACTCCGTTGATTTATAATAATTTAGCGGCTAGTGCTAATTCTGTTCTTGGTCCAGGAACAATTGGTAATGTTGATTCACCTAACTTTGTCTCAAAATACTACATTGAAGGTTTTATTGAGATAAATCCTAACGGCACAGATAAAGAGACCTCTGTAAAATCTTATGCTGTAAATTATCACGCAGTTCAAAGCAGTGATTCGAAGAAGGCTTCTTACAACTCTAATCTCTACAACAATCCTGAGGGTGAATTTTCAAAAACTGGTAATCATAAAAATAACAGTCGCTTTTTCGTATCACAAGATTTCTCTGTAGGACCAGTTTCAAGTGACATGGTGTCTAAGACTGGTGACAGTACTGTAGATAGTGATCCAAGTAAGATTCTTGAAACAGTTGTTAAAAACAGTGATCCTTCTAAGAATGATGATAATAAAAAAGTTACTGATAATGGAACTGATTCAGCTAAAGCAGAATTTACAGCTGAAAGTGGTTATAAGTTAGTAGATCTTAAAGATGCAGCTGAAAAACAAGGTGTTTCTGTTGATGCATTGGCAGGTGAAGTAGCTAAAGTTACTGGTAAATCAGTAGATACTGTTAAGAGTACTAAGTGGTTAGAAGCGTCATTACCTCGAATTAGAGAGAATGCTGGAACGGTGCGCATCAATGTTGTAGTTTATGACAAAGAAGCAGTTGCAGCTCCTGCTAAGCAGGATACAAAACCATCATTCTCTACAACAGATGTATCTAGTGGTAATGATCCATTTAACGTTAATCTTCGTCCTTATACAACAACGTATGATGATGGAGCAGTGTTAACAAATGCTAATGTACCGCAGAACTTCAAGAACTTATTGAGTAGAGTTCTTATTGCAGGTAATCCTGATTTTGTTGATGCGAGCGGTAAAGTTTCAACAAATAAATTACAGCAGACCCTTGTTAGTTCATTCCTTGGCAGCTGGCAGCAGAATGATGGCAGCTTTAAGCAGACTGACGCAGGCGTTGGTGTAAGTTCACCGCTTTATATGTATGGTGGTTTCGGTATTAGTAATTCAGACAGCAAGAATTCATATATCCAATGGCCTAAAGGATACACTGATAACAGTGGTGAGTATAAAGATGCAATAAATAACTTCTCAGGCGATTTCTATCGCGGGGGAAATGATTTAAAGACAGTTGATGGTAAGAGCACAATTAAAGGTGTTCCATTCACTGCCGTAACCGCAGATGTCAGCAAATTAGATATCACAAAAGCAGGAACATATCCAGTCGTTTATACCTATACTAATCCGGACAATGCCAAAGACACTGCAAGCATTACCGTACCAATAACAGTAAGTGATGCGTCAGCTCCTGTATTTGCCTTTCAGGGAAGCACTGATTCAACAATTAATGTTGGTGACAGCTTCAATGAACATGAATTCAAGGTCGTAGGTTCATGGTCAATCTTCAACAACTATGGTGGAGATTACTCAAAACTTCCAAACTATGAAGGCATCGCAAAGAATGGTGACGGGACTCCACAAGTAACAGTTACAGGACTTGTTGATACACACACCCCTGGTATTTATCAGTTAACCTACAAGGCAACAAGTATTAGTGGTGCAAGTACAACGATGATTAGAAACATTACTGTATTGCCAAAAGAAGCAACAACAGACTGGACAATCACTGATATGAAAGCAGTAGGTTATATCAACTATGTTCCAGGATATGGCATCATGGTTTATAATGCACCAGCAGGTGGAGCAACTGGTCAGAGATTAGCACATGCTACCTCTTGGAAGATCAGTCAAAAAGCTGTTGATGGCAAAGGGAACTTATACTACCGAGTAGGTAAGAACCAATGGATCAACGGTAAGTATGCAACATTCAGTCCAATAAATACAATGACTCGACTTAATGGGGAAGTAACAATTAACTATAAGAAGGGTTATGGAGTTAATTTATGGAAGAGTGCAAGTACGACAAATGGATATTATTATGGTAGGAAATTAAAACATGGCAGCAAGTGGAAGACATCTGGAAAACAGAATGGCTTTTACAAAGTTGGAAGGGATCAATGGGTCCAAGGAGAGTACGCAAAATATAAGGCAAAATAA